Proteins encoded together in one Mycobacterium noviomagense window:
- a CDS encoding response regulator — MTRVLVIDDEPHILRALRINLSVRGYEVTTAASGAGALRAAAEHRPDVVILDLGLPDISGTEVLAGLRGWLNAPVIVLSARTDSSDKVEALDAGADDYVTKPFGMDEFLARLRAAVRRNAAATEIDQPVIETSSFTVDLAAKKVIKNGAEVHLTPTEWGMLEVLARNRGKLVGREELLKEVWGPAYATETHYLRVYLAQLRRKLEDDPSRPKHLLTEAGMGYRFET, encoded by the coding sequence TTGACACGTGTGTTGGTCATCGACGACGAGCCGCACATCCTGCGGGCGCTGCGGATCAACCTGTCCGTGCGCGGTTACGAAGTGACTACCGCCGCGAGCGGCGCCGGTGCGCTACGTGCCGCGGCCGAACACCGGCCGGATGTCGTGATCCTGGATCTGGGGCTGCCGGACATCTCCGGCACCGAGGTATTGGCCGGGCTGCGCGGCTGGCTCAATGCACCGGTCATCGTGCTCTCGGCGCGCACCGACTCGTCGGACAAGGTCGAAGCGCTCGATGCGGGCGCCGACGACTACGTGACCAAGCCGTTTGGTATGGACGAGTTCCTCGCCCGGCTACGCGCAGCGGTGCGCCGCAACGCCGCGGCAACCGAGATCGATCAGCCGGTTATCGAAACTTCTTCTTTCACAGTCGATTTGGCTGCCAAAAAAGTGATCAAAAACGGTGCAGAAGTTCACCTGACGCCGACCGAGTGGGGAATGCTGGAGGTGTTGGCTCGGAACCGCGGCAAGCTGGTGGGTCGCGAAGAGCTTCTCAAAGAGGTGTGGGGACCGGCGTACGCCACCGAAACACACTATCTGCGTGTCTATTTAGCGCAGCTGAGACGCAAACTCGAAGACGACCCATCGCGACCTAAACATCTGCTCACCGAGGCGGGCATGGGATATCGCTTCGAAACATGA
- a CDS encoding FtsB family cell division protein, translated as MSEGKRPDPKRRSPASRPGRPRDSVPSPRRKSPGSPRGRGESRAAPEPVAEPIKRSIIESAEQRSEQRLGFTARRAAVLAAVVCVLTLTIAGPVRTYFAQRTEMNQLAATEAALRRQIAELEQQKVKLSDPAYIAAQARERLGFVKPGDIPYQVQLPPSAASPTEPGPQTATTAANQPWYTALWHTIADTPHGPPAPPPPPGPAPPPSPGSGPTHPVPPGG; from the coding sequence ATGTCCGAAGGGAAGCGGCCCGATCCCAAGCGACGGTCCCCGGCCTCGCGGCCGGGCCGACCCCGCGATTCGGTGCCGAGCCCCCGGCGCAAGTCGCCGGGTTCGCCTCGGGGTCGCGGTGAGTCCCGGGCGGCGCCGGAACCGGTCGCAGAGCCCATCAAGCGGTCGATCATCGAGTCGGCTGAGCAGCGCTCCGAGCAGCGGCTGGGGTTTACCGCGCGGCGGGCGGCGGTGCTGGCCGCCGTGGTGTGCGTGTTGACGTTGACGATCGCCGGTCCGGTACGCACTTATTTCGCTCAGCGCACCGAGATGAATCAGTTGGCCGCCACCGAGGCCGCGCTGCGTCGGCAGATCGCCGAGCTGGAGCAGCAGAAGGTCAAGCTGTCGGATCCGGCGTACATCGCGGCGCAGGCCCGTGAGCGCCTCGGCTTCGTGAAGCCCGGCGACATCCCGTATCAGGTCCAGCTTCCGCCGTCGGCGGCATCACCCACCGAGCCCGGGCCGCAAACGGCGACCACCGCCGCCAATCAACCGTGGTACACGGCGTTGTGGCACACCATCGCCGACACCCCGCACGGTCCGCCCGCGCCGCCGCCACCACCGGGTCCGGCCCCACCTCCATCCCCGGGCTCCGGACCGACTCATCCGGTACCGCCCGGTGGTTGA
- a CDS encoding DUF501 domain-containing protein, which yields MVDCADLEAIARQLGREPRGVLEIAYRCPNGEPGVVKTAPKLPDGTPFPTLYYLTHPVLTAAVGRLESAGLMRQMTERLRHDPELATAYRRAHESYLAERDAIEPLGTTVSAGGMPDRVKCLHVLVAHSLAKGRGVNPLGDEALAMLSTDPAMAGILVAGEWI from the coding sequence GTGGTTGATTGTGCCGACCTCGAGGCGATTGCGCGGCAGCTCGGCCGCGAGCCCCGTGGGGTATTGGAAATCGCTTATCGTTGCCCCAACGGTGAGCCAGGTGTGGTAAAGACAGCGCCGAAACTTCCTGACGGAACGCCGTTTCCGACGTTGTACTATCTCACGCACCCGGTGCTGACCGCCGCTGTCGGCCGCCTGGAATCGGCAGGGCTGATGCGGCAGATGACCGAGCGGCTGCGCCACGACCCCGAACTGGCCACCGCCTATCGACGAGCCCACGAGTCATACCTGGCCGAGCGTGATGCGATTGAGCCGCTGGGAACGACGGTTTCGGCCGGCGGTATGCCGGACCGGGTGAAGTGCCTGCATGTGCTGGTAGCACATTCGCTGGCCAAAGGCCGCGGGGTCAATCCGCTCGGTGACGAGGCGCTGGCGATGCTGTCCACCGACCCCGCGATGGCCGGCATTCTGGTGGCGGGGGAGTGGATATGA
- a CDS encoding Ppx/GppA phosphatase family protein, translating into MDMSRVAAIDCGTNSIRFLIADVVEGHLRDVHREMRIVRLGQGVDATGAFVPEALERTRAALVDYVALLKSHNVERVRMVATSAARDAANRDVFFAMTAEVLGAAVPGAVAEVITGAQEAELSFRGAVDELDCAAGPFLVVDLGGGSTEIVLGHEELAASFSADIGCVRLTERCLHSDPPTPAEVAAAREVVRERLGVALRAVPVEQARTWVGVAGTMTTLAALAQDMATYDSAAIHLSRVGHEKLMGVCDRLIGMTAGQRAALGPMHAGRADVIGAGAIIVEELADLLHQRAGIEELVVSEHDILDGIALSIA; encoded by the coding sequence GTGGATATGAGCCGGGTAGCCGCAATCGACTGCGGCACCAATTCAATTCGGTTTTTGATCGCCGACGTGGTCGAGGGGCATCTGCGCGACGTCCACCGCGAGATGCGCATCGTGCGGCTGGGTCAAGGAGTTGACGCGACCGGTGCGTTTGTGCCCGAGGCGCTGGAGCGTACCCGCGCCGCGCTCGTCGACTACGTCGCTCTACTGAAGTCACACAATGTCGAGCGGGTGCGCATGGTCGCCACCTCGGCCGCCCGCGACGCCGCGAATCGCGATGTCTTCTTCGCGATGACCGCCGAGGTGCTAGGTGCCGCGGTTCCGGGCGCAGTGGCCGAAGTGATCACTGGCGCCCAGGAAGCCGAACTGTCTTTTCGCGGGGCGGTCGACGAATTAGATTGCGCTGCAGGGCCTTTCCTGGTCGTGGACCTGGGCGGCGGCTCCACCGAAATTGTGTTGGGGCACGAGGAACTAGCGGCGAGCTTCTCGGCCGACATCGGTTGTGTCCGGCTGACCGAACGATGCCTGCACTCTGATCCGCCGACGCCGGCGGAAGTGGCGGCTGCCCGGGAAGTGGTTCGTGAACGGCTCGGCGTGGCACTGCGTGCAGTCCCGGTCGAGCAGGCCCGGACGTGGGTGGGGGTGGCCGGGACCATGACGACACTAGCGGCGTTGGCGCAAGATATGGCTACGTATGATTCTGCGGCCATTCATCTTTCACGTGTCGGCCACGAGAAACTGATGGGGGTCTGCGACCGGTTGATCGGTATGACGGCAGGACAGCGCGCCGCGCTCGGTCCGATGCACGCCGGTCGGGCGGACGTGATCGGCGCCGGCGCGATCATCGTCGAGGAGCTGGCCGACCTGCTGCACCAGCGCGCCGGCATCGAGGAGTTGGTCGTCAGCGAACACGACATTCTCGACGGCATCGCGCTCTCGATCGCCTGA
- a CDS encoding PPE family protein, SVP subgroup, with amino-acid sequence MDFAMLPPEVNSGRMYAGPGSGPMVAAAEAWEGLAAELHSAANAYKSVISGLTAGPWLGPSSASMASAAASYVVWLSATAAQAEETAVHAKAAAAAYEEAFASTVPPPVIAANRAQLTALVATNVLGQNTPAIAATEAHYMEMWAQDAAAMYGYAVSSALATAFKPFMAPPSSTNPGGTATQAATVGHATGTAAGNVQSTVSSAQQAFSAVPSALQSFAAAPAAAADPPDPLSTLANLISVFVNLPSGLAALGVNAPMAILAPVDLPFTVEGALSGLHTDQIVSGWAGVQPWPGTGSAPPTEFPAIITNPGPLAAAAPASSVSAGLGEANRVGALSVPPTWTVATPAVRPVALALPTTSTAAAAEAAEEGITGAPGNPFTNMALAGLTGSAMGGALGTGGQDRGKAAPGERVAARAGRAATPGHSTAADSKAQPSQSNPRLVVTGIAARIREIAKLRDEGKLSHEEFTEQKKRLLGR; translated from the coding sequence ATGGACTTCGCGATGTTGCCACCGGAGGTCAACTCCGGTCGAATGTATGCCGGTCCCGGGTCGGGACCGATGGTGGCGGCTGCCGAGGCCTGGGAAGGGCTGGCGGCTGAGCTACATTCGGCGGCGAACGCATACAAGTCGGTGATCTCGGGACTGACCGCTGGGCCGTGGCTGGGCCCGTCGTCGGCGTCGATGGCGAGTGCAGCCGCATCCTACGTGGTGTGGCTCAGCGCCACCGCCGCGCAAGCCGAGGAGACGGCGGTCCACGCTAAAGCGGCGGCGGCGGCCTACGAAGAGGCGTTCGCATCGACGGTGCCGCCGCCGGTGATCGCGGCCAACCGCGCGCAATTGACGGCGCTGGTAGCGACGAACGTGTTGGGGCAGAACACACCGGCGATCGCGGCGACAGAGGCCCATTACATGGAGATGTGGGCCCAGGACGCCGCCGCGATGTACGGCTATGCGGTTTCATCGGCATTGGCGACCGCGTTCAAGCCGTTTATGGCACCGCCGTCGAGTACCAATCCCGGCGGTACTGCTACCCAGGCCGCCACCGTCGGTCATGCCACCGGTACCGCCGCCGGCAATGTGCAAAGCACCGTTTCGTCGGCCCAGCAAGCCTTTTCGGCGGTGCCGAGCGCACTGCAGAGCTTCGCGGCGGCGCCAGCAGCCGCGGCCGATCCCCCGGACCCGCTGAGCACGCTGGCCAACCTGATTTCCGTCTTCGTCAACTTACCCAGCGGCTTGGCTGCACTTGGCGTCAACGCTCCAATGGCCATCTTGGCGCCAGTGGATCTTCCGTTCACCGTTGAAGGTGCTCTTTCCGGTTTGCACACGGATCAGATCGTCAGCGGCTGGGCAGGGGTGCAGCCCTGGCCCGGCACAGGATCGGCGCCTCCGACGGAATTCCCGGCGATCATCACGAACCCCGGCCCGCTGGCGGCGGCGGCGCCGGCGTCATCGGTGTCGGCGGGCCTAGGCGAGGCGAACAGGGTTGGCGCTTTGTCAGTGCCGCCGACGTGGACCGTCGCGACGCCGGCGGTACGACCGGTAGCACTGGCATTGCCGACCACCAGCACGGCCGCAGCTGCGGAGGCCGCCGAGGAGGGAATCACTGGGGCGCCGGGAAACCCGTTCACCAACATGGCTTTAGCGGGCTTGACCGGAAGCGCTATGGGCGGAGCCCTGGGCACCGGCGGCCAGGATCGCGGCAAAGCGGCACCGGGTGAACGTGTGGCGGCTCGCGCCGGACGCGCGGCAACTCCCGGTCACAGTACGGCGGCTGACAGCAAAGCCCAACCGTCGCAGAGCAATCCACGGCTCGTGGTGACCGGTATCGCGGCGAGGATACGCGAGATCGCTAAGCTCCGCGACGAGGGAAAACTGTCCCACGAAGAATTCACCGAGCAGAAAAAACGCCTTCTCGGCCGCTGA
- a CDS encoding PPE family protein, SVP subgroup, with translation MNFPMFPPEVNSGLMYTGPGSGPLLAAATTWEGLAAELSAAANAYQSVVAGLTTGPWLGPASASMAAAVAPYVTWMRTTAAQAEETAAQARMAAAAYETAFAATVPPPAVAANRSLLMMLVATNILGQKTPAIAATEAQYSEMWAQDVAAMYGYATAAASATVLTPFDPPPRSSHPGAGANQAAAVGKATGTAAGNARSTVSSTQQAFSAVPNALQNLAAAPAAAADPPDPLSTTANLISVFVDLPSGLATLGIDTPLAPLSAVALPFDVVSALTGFHTDDIVSGWAGVEPWPGTGTVPPTEFPAIITGPIAPSAPAVSAGVGQANTVGALSVPPTWTVSTPAVRPVAVTLPALPGTGVTAAAEAAAEGVTGASGSTFSDMALAGMAGRAMAGTLGTGRDRGKATPTDRVTSADKRTATTGDSAAGDREGEGPETQPRTVVTGVAAELREFARLRDEGILTEEEYTEQKNRLLGR, from the coding sequence GTGAATTTTCCGATGTTTCCGCCAGAGGTCAACTCCGGTCTGATGTATACCGGACCAGGTTCGGGGCCGCTGCTGGCCGCGGCGACAACCTGGGAAGGGCTGGCCGCTGAGCTGTCTGCAGCAGCAAACGCATATCAATCGGTCGTTGCGGGACTCACCACCGGGCCATGGCTGGGGCCCGCATCGGCTTCGATGGCTGCCGCAGTGGCCCCCTATGTGACCTGGATGAGGACCACGGCGGCGCAGGCCGAAGAAACGGCCGCTCAGGCCAGAATGGCGGCCGCAGCCTACGAGACGGCTTTCGCCGCAACCGTCCCGCCGCCGGCGGTCGCGGCGAACCGCAGCCTTTTGATGATGCTGGTGGCGACGAACATCCTCGGACAGAAGACCCCCGCGATCGCGGCGACCGAAGCACAGTACTCAGAGATGTGGGCCCAAGACGTCGCCGCCATGTATGGCTACGCGACGGCGGCGGCCTCCGCAACCGTGCTGACACCGTTCGACCCGCCCCCACGGAGCTCCCACCCCGGAGCCGGGGCCAACCAAGCGGCCGCCGTCGGCAAAGCCACGGGCACCGCCGCCGGCAACGCGCGGAGCACCGTCTCGTCTACGCAGCAAGCCTTCTCCGCGGTGCCCAACGCACTCCAGAATCTGGCAGCGGCACCAGCCGCGGCGGCGGATCCTCCGGATCCACTGAGCACGACGGCCAACCTGATTTCCGTTTTTGTCGACTTGCCAAGCGGCCTGGCTACCCTCGGCATCGATACGCCACTCGCGCCGTTGTCGGCGGTGGCTCTCCCGTTCGACGTAGTCAGTGCGCTAACTGGTTTCCACACCGACGACATCGTCAGTGGCTGGGCAGGCGTGGAGCCCTGGCCCGGGACGGGCACAGTGCCGCCAACGGAGTTCCCCGCGATTATCACGGGCCCGATTGCGCCGTCGGCGCCAGCCGTCTCTGCGGGTGTGGGCCAGGCGAACACGGTCGGGGCGTTGTCGGTGCCGCCGACGTGGACCGTGTCGACGCCAGCGGTACGTCCCGTCGCGGTGACCCTGCCGGCCTTGCCCGGGACCGGCGTTACCGCGGCGGCAGAGGCCGCCGCGGAGGGAGTGACAGGTGCCTCAGGCAGCACGTTCAGCGACATGGCTCTGGCGGGTATGGCCGGGCGCGCCATGGCCGGAACCCTCGGCACCGGCCGGGATCGCGGCAAGGCGACTCCCACCGACCGCGTCACGTCTGCCGATAAGCGGACCGCGACTACCGGTGATAGCGCCGCGGGTGACCGCGAAGGTGAGGGGCCGGAGACCCAACCGCGAACTGTGGTGACCGGTGTCGCGGCCGAGCTGCGCGAGTTCGCCAGGCTGCGCGACGAGGGGATTTTGACCGAAGAGGAGTACACCGAACAGAAAAACCGTCTGCTCGGGCGCTGA
- a CDS encoding sensor histidine kinase: MSQVDDGHMSVVDHRRKRGELRIYLGAAPGVGKTYAMLSEAHRRLERGTDLVAGVVETHGRRKVAELLKGIEVIPRRRIEYRGSSFAELDVPAVLARNPQVVLVDELAHTNVPGSKNPKRWQDVEELLDAGITVISTVNIQHLESLNDVVAQITGIEQQETIPDSVVRQASQIELIDITPEALRRRLSHGNVYAPEKIDAALSNYFRSGNLTALRELALLWLADQVDAALAKYRADKRITDTWEARERVVVAVTGGPESETLVRRASRIASKASAELMVVHVLRGDGLSGVSASRMGKIRELAASLDASLHTVVGDDVPTALLDFAREMNATQLVIGTSRRSRWARVFDEGIGAAVVQRSGKIDVHIVTHEESKQGFRTASISPRERRTASWLAALIVPSVICAVTVAWLQRFLTTSGASALFFVGVLVVALLGGVAPAALSAVLSGLLLNYYLTPPIHSFTIAEPDAAVTELVLLVMAVAVAVLVDGAAKRAREAGRASREAELLTLFAGSVLRGADLETLLERVRETYAQRAVSVLRERGDGSRYVAAAVGREPCTTVDSADTAIDVGDDEFWMLLAGKKLAARDRRVLSAVAKQAAGLIKQRELAQEASRAEAIGQADKLRRSLLSAVSHDLRTPLAAAKVAVSSLRAQDVDFSAEDTAELLTTIEESIDQLTALVGNLLDSSRLAAGAIRPELHRVYLEEAVQRALVSIGKGATGFFRSGIDRVKVDVDGSVAMADAGLLERVLANLIDNALRYAPNCVVRVNAGRVGDRVLINVIDEGRGIPRGSEEQIFEAFQRLGDHDNTTGAGLGLSVARGFVEAMGGTIQATDTPGGGLTVVVDLAAPQGDGAAPIQRDATSVTVQEERRT; the protein is encoded by the coding sequence ATGTCGCAGGTGGATGATGGTCACATGAGCGTCGTTGACCATCGCCGCAAACGCGGGGAGCTGCGCATCTATCTGGGTGCGGCTCCGGGCGTCGGCAAGACGTACGCGATGCTGTCCGAGGCCCATCGGCGGCTGGAACGCGGCACCGATCTGGTAGCCGGTGTGGTGGAGACGCACGGCCGCCGCAAAGTCGCGGAGCTGCTCAAGGGCATCGAGGTCATTCCTCGCCGCCGCATCGAGTACCGCGGTAGCTCCTTCGCCGAACTCGACGTGCCGGCCGTGCTAGCCCGCAATCCGCAGGTGGTCCTGGTCGACGAGCTCGCCCACACCAACGTCCCTGGCAGCAAGAACCCGAAGCGATGGCAGGACGTCGAGGAGCTGCTTGACGCCGGTATCACGGTGATCTCCACGGTCAATATCCAGCATCTGGAGAGCCTCAACGACGTGGTCGCCCAGATCACCGGGATCGAGCAGCAGGAAACCATACCGGATTCGGTGGTACGCCAGGCCTCCCAGATCGAGCTCATCGACATTACGCCAGAAGCGCTGCGGCGCAGGCTATCCCACGGCAACGTCTACGCGCCGGAAAAGATCGACGCGGCACTGTCGAACTACTTCCGCAGCGGAAACCTCACCGCGCTTCGCGAATTAGCGCTGCTGTGGCTGGCTGACCAGGTCGACGCCGCGCTGGCCAAATATCGTGCCGACAAACGGATTACCGACACCTGGGAGGCCCGCGAGCGCGTCGTGGTGGCGGTCACCGGTGGCCCGGAATCCGAGACACTGGTGCGCCGAGCATCCCGGATCGCCTCGAAAGCCAGCGCCGAGCTGATGGTGGTGCATGTCCTGCGCGGCGACGGGCTTTCGGGTGTGTCGGCATCTCGGATGGGCAAGATCCGGGAACTGGCCGCCAGCCTTGATGCTTCGCTGCACACCGTGGTTGGCGACGATGTGCCTACGGCGCTACTGGATTTCGCTCGCGAGATGAACGCCACCCAGCTGGTGATCGGGACATCGCGGCGCTCTCGGTGGGCACGCGTTTTCGACGAAGGCATCGGCGCCGCGGTCGTGCAGCGGTCCGGCAAGATCGACGTGCACATCGTCACTCACGAGGAATCCAAGCAGGGCTTTCGGACGGCATCGATTTCGCCGCGCGAACGCCGCACCGCATCGTGGCTGGCGGCCCTGATCGTCCCGTCCGTCATCTGCGCGGTGACGGTCGCCTGGCTTCAGCGGTTTTTGACCACCAGCGGGGCAAGCGCGCTGTTCTTCGTCGGGGTGCTGGTGGTTGCCTTACTGGGAGGCGTTGCCCCGGCGGCTCTTTCGGCGGTGCTGTCCGGTCTGTTGCTCAACTACTACCTGACCCCTCCCATCCATAGCTTCACCATCGCCGAGCCCGACGCCGCGGTCACCGAGCTGGTGTTGTTGGTGATGGCCGTGGCGGTGGCAGTTCTCGTCGACGGCGCGGCCAAACGCGCCCGCGAAGCGGGACGGGCATCGCGGGAGGCGGAGCTGTTGACGCTGTTCGCGGGATCGGTGCTGCGCGGCGCGGACCTGGAGACACTGCTCGAGCGGGTGCGTGAGACCTACGCGCAGCGTGCGGTCAGCGTGCTTCGCGAGCGCGGCGACGGCAGTCGCTACGTCGCGGCAGCAGTCGGCAGGGAACCGTGCACCACAGTCGATTCCGCCGATACCGCGATCGACGTCGGCGACGACGAGTTCTGGATGCTGCTGGCGGGCAAGAAGCTGGCCGCCCGGGATCGCCGCGTGCTGAGCGCGGTGGCCAAGCAGGCCGCGGGTCTGATCAAACAGCGTGAGCTTGCCCAGGAGGCCAGCCGGGCCGAAGCGATCGGCCAGGCCGACAAGCTGCGCCGCTCCTTGCTGTCGGCGGTCAGCCATGATCTGCGCACACCACTGGCAGCGGCGAAGGTCGCGGTCTCCAGCCTGCGGGCCCAAGATGTCGACTTCTCCGCCGAGGACACCGCCGAATTGCTCACCACCATCGAGGAATCGATCGACCAGCTCACCGCGCTGGTGGGCAATCTGCTCGACTCGTCGCGGTTGGCGGCCGGCGCAATTCGCCCCGAGCTGCATCGGGTGTACCTCGAGGAAGCGGTGCAGCGCGCGCTGGTCAGCATCGGCAAGGGCGCCACTGGCTTCTTCAGATCCGGTATCGACCGCGTCAAGGTCGACGTCGACGGATCGGTCGCGATGGCCGACGCCGGGCTGCTGGAACGAGTTTTGGCGAACCTTATCGACAACGCATTGCGCTACGCGCCCAACTGTGTGGTGCGCGTCAACGCAGGAAGGGTGGGCGATCGCGTGCTGATCAACGTGATCGACGAAGGTCGCGGAATCCCGCGCGGCAGCGAGGAACAGATCTTCGAGGCCTTCCAGCGGTTGGGGGACCACGACAACACCACCGGTGCGGGATTGGGGCTGTCAGTGGCGCGCGGCTTCGTCGAGGCCATGGGCGGCACGATCCAGGCGACCGACACGCCGGGCGGCGGATTGACGGTCGTCGTGGATCTCGCTGCGCCGCAGGGGGATGGGGCCGCGCCGATTCAGCGCGACGCGACCAGCGTCACCGTCCAGGAGGAGCGGCGCACTTGA
- a CDS encoding NAD-binding protein — MQSHIIVSGEDALATTIVEELKSAGASIAKLANSEFSDAGVQTELAAAGVARAVAVVCAGDDDATNLEIALLARKANPDTRVVARLANDVLREAVAADNGPGAILNVADLAAPAIVEACLAHTMHPFEAAGIKFVVWGTEAQRDATLRELYGDLAPVAVIHGDNSPTPDEVVVCPGRDLRVHAGDWTAMIGTADELAARAIKVPRPTGTRARQPRLRRVLDAARTLRDDINPAFYPVIAAVLALLFGATAVLRFTYTGRSGMSWVDALYFTTETITTTGYGDFSFSHQPTWLRLFAAMLMFGGVTTIALLVSFIADVLLSRRFVYSAGRPRVRHLRNHIIVVGLSALGIRVVSDLIAAGYDVAVIEHDENNRFLSSAAELDVPVIFGDATLPQTLEAARVDRARAVAVLTRDDIINIETGIVLREMLGPRVWPDINRWRDVPIVLRVYDRTLGFAVAQRFDFQNVRSTVELAAPWFIGAAMGLQVLGTFSVGQSSFVVGAMHVEPGSELDGLRMFDMSTQTRVIAITRPNEPVKLHPRRDALLRGGDTVYLVGPYRELLDTLRKGQPPQQSSTQDDRPREDQEVSRR, encoded by the coding sequence ATGCAGAGCCACATAATCGTCAGCGGTGAAGACGCGCTGGCGACAACGATCGTCGAGGAGCTGAAAAGCGCCGGCGCGAGCATAGCCAAGCTCGCCAACTCTGAATTTTCCGACGCGGGGGTCCAAACAGAGCTTGCCGCCGCAGGGGTCGCCCGAGCAGTGGCCGTTGTGTGCGCAGGTGATGACGACGCGACAAATCTCGAAATCGCGCTGCTGGCAAGGAAAGCCAACCCGGACACCCGCGTGGTGGCTCGGCTGGCCAATGACGTGCTCCGAGAAGCGGTGGCCGCCGATAACGGGCCGGGCGCAATCCTCAACGTCGCTGACCTTGCGGCGCCGGCAATCGTCGAGGCGTGTCTGGCGCACACCATGCACCCGTTCGAGGCGGCCGGCATCAAATTCGTTGTCTGGGGCACCGAAGCACAGCGTGACGCGACGCTGCGCGAGCTCTACGGCGACTTGGCACCGGTGGCGGTGATCCATGGAGACAACTCCCCCACGCCCGACGAGGTGGTGGTGTGTCCCGGCCGCGATTTGCGGGTGCATGCCGGCGACTGGACGGCGATGATCGGGACAGCCGACGAACTGGCCGCCCGCGCCATCAAGGTGCCGCGCCCGACCGGAACACGCGCGCGTCAGCCGCGGCTGCGGCGAGTGCTCGACGCGGCACGCACCCTACGCGACGACATCAACCCGGCGTTTTACCCCGTGATCGCCGCGGTGCTCGCCCTGCTGTTCGGCGCAACGGCCGTGTTGCGATTCACCTACACCGGGCGCAGCGGGATGTCGTGGGTTGACGCGTTGTACTTCACGACCGAGACGATCACCACGACGGGCTACGGCGACTTCAGCTTCAGCCACCAGCCGACATGGCTGCGACTGTTCGCCGCCATGTTGATGTTCGGTGGCGTGACGACCATTGCTCTGCTTGTCTCGTTCATTGCCGACGTCCTGCTGTCGCGCCGCTTCGTCTACTCGGCCGGACGGCCGAGGGTGCGTCATCTGCGCAACCACATCATCGTCGTCGGGCTGAGCGCGCTCGGCATCCGCGTCGTCAGCGACTTGATCGCCGCCGGCTATGACGTCGCGGTGATTGAACACGACGAGAATAACCGCTTCCTGTCGTCGGCGGCAGAGCTCGACGTGCCGGTGATATTCGGGGACGCGACGCTGCCCCAGACGCTGGAAGCGGCCCGCGTCGACCGCGCCCGCGCAGTGGCTGTCCTGACGCGCGACGACATCATCAATATCGAGACCGGGATCGTGCTCCGGGAGATGTTGGGACCCCGGGTGTGGCCCGATATTAACCGGTGGCGGGACGTTCCGATTGTGCTGCGGGTCTACGACCGCACGCTGGGCTTCGCGGTGGCGCAAAGGTTCGACTTCCAAAACGTTCGCTCGACCGTCGAACTGGCCGCACCATGGTTCATCGGTGCCGCGATGGGCCTGCAGGTGCTGGGGACGTTTTCGGTCGGGCAGAGCTCGTTTGTGGTCGGTGCAATGCACGTCGAACCCGGCAGTGAACTCGACGGGCTGCGAATGTTTGATATGTCCACCCAGACGCGCGTCATCGCGATCACCCGTCCGAACGAACCCGTCAAGCTGCATCCGCGCCGCGATGCCCTGCTGAGAGGCGGCGACACGGTCTATCTCGTCGGCCCCTACCGAGAACTGCTCGACACTTTGCGCAAGGGACAGCCGCCCCAGCAGTCCAGTACCCAAGACGACCGCCCGCGCGAAGATCAAGAGGTCAGCCGACGGTAA